CGCGGGTCAGGCCCACGGCCTCGCACAGCCGCATCCAGCGCTCGATGCCGCCCTCGTCGCCGGGGGTGCCGTCGTGGTAGGCGAGGCGGTCCACCCAGGCCCGCCGGACCTCGGGCAGCGGGCAGTTGCTGATGATCGCCGCGTCCTTCTGCGGCAGCATGCGCTGGTAGTACCAGCGGTTCGCGGCCCACAGCCGCAGCTCGCGCCGGTCCAGGGCGCCGCTGTGCAGGCGCCGGTGGAAGGGGTGGGCGCCCCAGTAGGAGGAGGACAGCCCGCGCAGGGCGCCGATGAACTCGGACTCGCCCAGAAGTGTGGTCATATCGGTTTCCCGCCCGTGGTCCGTCGTCCTGTGACCGTGGCGGGTGCCGGTGTGCGCCGGCCCCCGCCGTCCCGAGGGCCGGTTCACTTCTCCAGACGCGCGGCGTACGCGGTGACCTCGAAAGCCGTCTCGAAGGCGACGAAGTCGGGGGTCGTCCACACCTCGGTGGTCCACGCCTCGGGGGTCTCGGTGATCTCAGCCATGGGGTGCTCCTTCGCTCGATGCCCTGCCGATTCGGGCAGAAACCTACGGCCGCCGGCGGCCGCCGCCGATCCCCTAAACACCCCTGACCACCGCCCGGCACCCCTGCCACGGGCGTCACCCGGCCGGCTGACCCCGTTGGCCGTCTGGCGCCGGGCCCGGCTTGCTGGACGGATGAGACAGCGATCACCGGGCGCGTCCCGGACCCAGAACCTGGAGACGCCCCGGGCGGCGGGAATGGCGGGCATCGTCTTCGCGGTCCTGCTGGCCGCGGCGATCGTGCTCGCCCGTCTCGCGCTGCCGGAAGGAGCCGGCGACTCCGCGGTGCAGCCCGACGCGGGACAGCGCAGCCAGCTGAGCACGGCCGTGGCACTCGTCCCCTTCGCCGGCATCGCCTTCCTGTGGTTCATGGGCGCCGTGCGCGCGCACACCGGGGAGGCCGAGGACCGGTTCGTGGCCACCGTCTTCCTGGGCAGCGGACTGGTCTTCGTCGCCTCCCTCTTCGGCGCCTCCGCGGCCGCCGGGACCGTGCTCTCCGCCCACCAGCCGCAGGACTTCGGCCGGTACTTCGCGTACGAGCTGCTCACGACGTACGGCATGCGGATGGCCGCCGTCTTCGTCTTCGCGACGTCCACCATCGGACGCAAGCTGGGCGTCTTCCCCCGCGCGCTGAGCGTGGCCGGGCTCGTGGCCGGCCTGGCGCTCCTGGTGGTGGGCTCCTCCGTGCCGTGGTCCGAGCTGGTCTTCCCCGCCTGGGCGCTCCTGATCAGCCTGTACATCCTGCGGGCCGCCCGCCCCGCTCCCTGAGGGCGCGGGAGCGGGCGGCCGTCACCCCGATGGTCCGCCCGGACGGGCCGGAACGGCGCGCGCACGGCACGCTGGTCCGGGGAGCCAGGGGGTCACCGAAAGGACCGCACGTTGCTGAGGCTTGTCGTCGATCTCAACCGGTGCCAGGGGTACGCGCAGTGCGCGTTCCTCGCGCCCGACGTCTTCGCGATGCACGGGGACGAGGGGCTCCTCTACGATCCGCAGGCCGAGGAGGCCCAGCGCGAGCGGCTGGCGCAGGCCGCCGCCGCCTGCCCCGTACAGGCCATCCTCGTCGACGACCTGGACCGCGACCTGGCGGGTGCCGCGGAGGGCCGCGATGCATGAAGTGACCCTGGACCACCTCAAGCGCGAGGGCCGGATCGTCGTGGTGGGAGCCTCGCTGGCCGGGCTGCGCGCCGCCGAGACCATCCGCGACAAGGGCTTCACCGGCTCGCTGACCATGATCGGTGACGAGCCGTACGAGCCGTACGACCGCCCGCCGCTCTCCAAGGGCGTCCTGCTCGGCAAGTCGACCGCCGAACGCACCGCGCTGCCCCGCCGCCGCGCCATCGACGCCGAGTGGCGGCTGGGCACGGCGGCGACCGGCCTCGACATGGCCGCCCGGCGCGTCAGGCTCGCCGACGGCGACGAGGTCCCGTACGACCGGCTGCTGATCGCGACCGGCGTACGGGCACGGCCCTGGCCGAACGCGGCCGAGGGCGAGCTCGACGGGGTGTTCGTGCTGCGCACCCGCGACGACGGCGCGGCGCTCGCGCGACGGCTGGACGCCGGACCCCGCAGGGTCCTGGTGATCGGCGCCGGGTTCACCGGCTCGGAGATCGCCTCGGCGTGCCGGGAACGCGGGGTGCAGGTCACCGTCGCCGAACGCGGCGACGCGCCCCTCGTGGGCGCGCTGGGCGGGGTGATCGGGGCGGTGGCCGCCGAACTCCAGCGGGAGAACGGCGTAGACCTGCGCACCGGCGTCATGGTCACCGCCCTGGAGGGCGACTCCACCGGACGGGTGCGGGCCGCGCACCTGTCCGACGGCACCACGCTGGAGTGCGACGTGGTCGTCGTCTCGCTGGGCGCCCAGCGCAACACCGAATGGCTGGCCGGCTCCGGACTCGGCGCGGGGCCGCGCGGCATCGCCTGCGACGCGGGCTGCCGGGCGTTCGACATCCGGGGCATCGTCACCGACGACATCTACGTCGCGGGCGACGTGGCCCGCTCCCCGCACCCCCTGTTCGGCTACCAGTTCCTGTCGCTGGAACACTGGGGCAACGCGGTCTCCCAGGCGGAGACCGCCGCCCACAACATGCTCAGCGTAAGCACGGACCGGCGGCCGCACATCTGGGTGCCGGCCTTCTGGTCCTCGCAGTTCGGGGTCAACATCAAGTCCGTCGGCGTGCCGTCGATGGGCTCCGAGATCATGATCGCCCAGGGTTCGCTCGCGGAACGCCGCTTCACCGGCGTGTACGGGTACCAGGGCCGCGTCATCGGGGCCGTCACCTTCGACAACGCCCGGTGGCTGCAGTTCTACCAGCAGCAGATCGAGACGACCGCGCCCTTCCCGGTGCCGTTCCCGACGGTCGACCGGCGCCCGGACGGCCACCGGCCCGTCCCGGCCGACTTCCCCGACCCGTCCGTGCCCACGCACGGGCCGACCATCACCCTCAGCGGATATTCGCCGGCCGACCGGCGGATGACGTTCACCCCCGCCGGGCACTGACCCGCAGGCCCCCGGAGGACCCGCAATGACCCACGGCATCCTGAGCGACATCCTGGACTACGCCAACCGCGCGAACCCGTACCCGCTGTACGAGGAACTGCGCAGGACTCCCGTCTTCCACGACGGGAGCGGGCCGTACGTCATCAGTACCTACTACGAGATCCAGGGCCTGCTGCACGACCCGAGGCTCAGCTCCGACGCCCGCAACCTGGCCGCGACGGCCGGGGACCCGCTGGCCGGGGAGGCCGAGGAGGAAGCGGCGCTGCCGCCCAGCTTCCTCAAGCTGGACCCGCCCGAACACGACCGGCTCCGCCGGATGACCAACCGGCCCTTTGGGCCGCCGCACTCCCCGCGCCGCGTGGACGGGATGCGCGACGACCTGCGCGCCATCGTCACGGGGCTCATCGACAACCTCGGGGACCCCGGACGGATCGACCTGGTCGACCAGTTCGCCTACCCGTTCCCCGTCACCATGATCTGCCGGCTGCTCGGGGTGCCGCGCGAGGACGAGCCCCGCTTCCACGTCTGGGCGGACACCCTCGCCGCGAGCCTGGACCCCGACCCTGACGCGGACCCCGCCGAACGGCAGCGCAAGACCCACGACTCCCGCATGGAGCTCGGCATGTACCTGGCCGGGCTGATCGAGGAGCGGCGCAAGCACCCCGGTGACGACATGCTGTCCCAACTGGCGGCCGGGCACGGTCAGGACGAGTCCATGTCCACCATGGAACTGCTCAGCACCGCCGCCCTGCTGCTGATCGCCGGCCACGAGACGACGGTCAACCTGATCACGAACGGGATGCTCACGCTGCTGCGCAACCCCGACGTACTGGAGCGGCTGCGCCGGGAGCCGGAGCTCGCGGCGCCGCTGGTGGAGGAGCTGCTGCGGTTCGAACCGCCGGTACAGCTGCTGCCGCAGCGCACCCCGCTCGTCGACATCGAGGTGGGCGGTGTCACCATCCCCAAGGGCTCCTCGATGTGGCTGATCCTCGCCTCGGGCAACCGGGACCCCAAGCGCTTCGAGAACCCCGACCGCTTCGATCCCGACCGCCGGGACGTCCAGCACCTGGGCCTCGGCAGCGGCATCCACAGCTGCTTCGGCGCCCCCCTGGCCCGCCTGGAGGCACAGCTCGCCCTCACCGAGCTGGCCCGCCGCCTGCACAACCCCCGCCTCCTGGAGGACCCGCCCCCGTACCGCCAGAACGCCGTCCTGCGCGGCCCCCGCCACCTCCGCATCGCCTGTGACGAGGTCCGCTCGGCCTAGAGCCG
This Streptomyces sp. NBC_00539 DNA region includes the following protein-coding sequences:
- a CDS encoding cytochrome P450, with product MTHGILSDILDYANRANPYPLYEELRRTPVFHDGSGPYVISTYYEIQGLLHDPRLSSDARNLAATAGDPLAGEAEEEAALPPSFLKLDPPEHDRLRRMTNRPFGPPHSPRRVDGMRDDLRAIVTGLIDNLGDPGRIDLVDQFAYPFPVTMICRLLGVPREDEPRFHVWADTLAASLDPDPDADPAERQRKTHDSRMELGMYLAGLIEERRKHPGDDMLSQLAAGHGQDESMSTMELLSTAALLLIAGHETTVNLITNGMLTLLRNPDVLERLRREPELAAPLVEELLRFEPPVQLLPQRTPLVDIEVGGVTIPKGSSMWLILASGNRDPKRFENPDRFDPDRRDVQHLGLGSGIHSCFGAPLARLEAQLALTELARRLHNPRLLEDPPPYRQNAVLRGPRHLRIACDEVRSA
- a CDS encoding NAD(P)/FAD-dependent oxidoreductase, producing MHEVTLDHLKREGRIVVVGASLAGLRAAETIRDKGFTGSLTMIGDEPYEPYDRPPLSKGVLLGKSTAERTALPRRRAIDAEWRLGTAATGLDMAARRVRLADGDEVPYDRLLIATGVRARPWPNAAEGELDGVFVLRTRDDGAALARRLDAGPRRVLVIGAGFTGSEIASACRERGVQVTVAERGDAPLVGALGGVIGAVAAELQRENGVDLRTGVMVTALEGDSTGRVRAAHLSDGTTLECDVVVVSLGAQRNTEWLAGSGLGAGPRGIACDAGCRAFDIRGIVTDDIYVAGDVARSPHPLFGYQFLSLEHWGNAVSQAETAAHNMLSVSTDRRPHIWVPAFWSSQFGVNIKSVGVPSMGSEIMIAQGSLAERRFTGVYGYQGRVIGAVTFDNARWLQFYQQQIETTAPFPVPFPTVDRRPDGHRPVPADFPDPSVPTHGPTITLSGYSPADRRMTFTPAGH
- the pqqA gene encoding pyrroloquinoline quinone precursor peptide PqqA, with protein sequence MAEITETPEAWTTEVWTTPDFVAFETAFEVTAYAARLEK
- a CDS encoding ferredoxin, translating into MRLVVDLNRCQGYAQCAFLAPDVFAMHGDEGLLYDPQAEEAQRERLAQAAAACPVQAILVDDLDRDLAGAAEGRDA